A genomic window from Carassius gibelio isolate Cgi1373 ecotype wild population from Czech Republic chromosome A11, carGib1.2-hapl.c, whole genome shotgun sequence includes:
- the LOC128022276 gene encoding EF-hand and coiled-coil domain-containing protein 1, producing MEKSDACDPYGRPARRTQWIVSTLAYHYGLDRGVENEIIVLATGLDQYLQEIFHHLDCQGDEKIPAEDFNILCEILGLNKECDLEECAGILDNLPKEFSFRQFHAKLCGYFSTKAGCQYENGRLLVGKESEHIETQIRLRSPLRRREKVLSLGTSKKRDSGEPPASSTVDKHASVCRQLGSCTRECYEEIVALEEAEDRITKLEEENASLRELVEDMRAALQSSDARSLALQVGLWKSHSKHKPEGGCFIAHQRQTAQKPNISGNLKDIQSFLREVEYIRSSRDGQIEEAMLFNQKLEQELRVSQETVLLLEDCNRTLKKEQAEVRKRAEEARQAVLSGLKKVKELETKASLVPVLQRHIEQLEMELLFYRSEVSKASVPFLNKPDRRYNGVSQTVPRCYLDTEQDRRSPTGRAETVPDTMEEQFFRSVEGQAASDEEEERWTGEQQRQVDEVKRILTRLSCCGDRCDEKAAKKLLSHFGDSRTEESQTAVLELLERVIRLNKLLELKESQAKRAEMDTDQMRHALVQELQQKAEETELLHLELQMLETERVRLSLVEEKLMDVLQLLQQLRELNVSRRSLGKILLSTLESCSDPQHGKAHILEVLNALCHELAACEILSNGKKIERTQSHQSLTNSQLISC from the exons TCGGACGCATGCGATCCATACGGCAGACCCGCGCGCAGGACACAATGGATAGTGAGCACTCTGGCTTATCATTACGGGCTAGACCGTGGAGTGGAAAACGAAATTATAGTCCTCGCAACCGGGCTGGATCAATACCTCCAAGAGATATTTCATCACCTGGACTGTCAGGGAGATGAAAAAATACCAGCCGAGGATTTTAACATTCTTTGCGAGATTTTAGGACTCAATAAAGAGTGTGATCTGGAGGAGTGCGCGGGGATTTTGGATAATCTACCCAAAGAGTTCAGTTTCAGACAGTTTCACGCAAAACTGTGCGGCTATTTCAGTACCAAAGCTGGATGCCAGTATGAGAATGGGAGGTTGTTGGTTGGGAAGGAGAGCGAACATATAGAGACGCAGATCAGACTCAGGAGCCCCTTGAGGCGGCGCGAGAAGGTGCTGTCTTTGGGTACCAGTAAAAAGCGAGATAGCGGAGAGCCGCCTGCTTCTTCCACTGTGGATAAACACGCGTCAGTTTGTAGGCAGCTGGGGTCCTGCACCAGGGAGTGCTATGAGGAAATCGTGGCCCTCGAGGAGGCTGAGGACAGGATAACAAAACTTGAGGAGGAAAATGCGAGTCTCAGGGAGTTGGTGGAGGACATGCGCGCGGCTCTTCAAAGCAGTGATGCTCGATCTCTGGCCTTACAG gtGGGCCTATGGAAAAGCCACTCGAAACATAAACCAGAGGGTGGCTGTTTCATTGCCCACCAAAGGCAAACAGCCCAGAAACCTAACATTTCTGGGAACCTGAAGGACATCCAGAGTTTCTTGAGAGAAGTGGAGTACATCCGGAGTTCCCGGGATGGGCAGATCGAGGAGGCCATGCTCTTCAACCAGAAGCTGGAGCAGGAGCTGCGAGTATCACAAGAGACAGTGCTGTTGCTGGAGGATTGTAACAGGACTCTTAAAAAGGAGCAGGCTGAGGTGAGGAAAAGAGCGGAGGAAGCCAGGCAAGCTGTTCTCAGTGGCCTCAAGAAAGTGAAGGAGCTGGAGACCAAAGCCAGTCTTGTGCCTGTTCTGCAGAGGCACATCGAGCAGCTAGAGATGGAGCTTCTGTTCTACAG ATCTGAAGTGTCTAAAGCATCTGTTCCATTCCTCAACAAACCAGACAGACGGTATAATGGGGTTAGTCAGACTGTGCCACGCTGTTACCTAGACACAGAGCAGGATCGACGCTCGCCGACGGGACGTGCAGAGACTGTGCCTGACACTA TGGAGGAGCAGTTTTTCCGTTCAGTGGAGGGTCAGGCGGCTTCTGATGAAGAGGAAGAAAGATGGACCGGAGAGCAACAGAGACAAGTGGACGAGGTGAAGCGAATCCTCACCAGACTGTCCTGCTGTGGAGACAG GTGTGATGAGAAAGCAGCAAAGAAGCTGCTGTCTCATTTCGGCGACTCTCGCACAGAGGAGAGTCAGACGGCTGTGCTAGAGCTGCTGGAGAGGGTCATACGACTCAACAAACTACTAGAACTGAAGGAGAGTCAGGCCAAGAGGGCAGAGATGGACACTGACCAG ATGAGGCACGCCCTGGTCCAGGAGCTTCAACAGAAGGCCGAGGAGACGGAGCTGCTCCACCTGGAGCTGCAGATGCTGGAGACGGAGCGGGTGCGTCTGTCTCTGGTGGAGGAGAAACTGATGGATGTGCTCCAGCTGCTGCAGCAGCTGCGTGAGCTG aaTGTCTCGAGGAGATCTTTAGGAAAGATTCTGCTCAGCACATTGGAGTCCTGCAGTGATCCTCAGCATG GGAAAGCACATATCTTGGAGGTGCTCAATGCTCTTTGTCATGAGCTTGCTGCATGTGAGATCCTCTCTAATGGCAAGAAGATAGAGAGAACACAGAGTCACCAGTCTCTCACCAACTCCCAGCTCATCTCCTGCTAG